A section of the Arcobacter roscoffensis genome encodes:
- a CDS encoding YciI family protein, which yields MQYLIIAYDYEDALEKRMESRPTHVEETQKLMAEGKIVSACALIEDDKMVGSSVVTNFEDEDEFDEWLVNEPYVKNGVWNMEEIQVVPIKVMPKA from the coding sequence ATGCAATATTTAATTATCGCTTATGATTATGAAGATGCTTTAGAAAAAAGAATGGAGTCAAGACCTACTCATGTTGAGGAAACTCAAAAATTAATGGCTGAGGGAAAGATAGTATCTGCTTGTGCATTAATAGAAGATGATAAAATGGTTGGTTCATCTGTAGTTACAAATTTTGAAGATGAAGATGAATTTGATGAGTGGTTAGTAAATGAACCATATGTTAAAAATGGTGTATGGAATATGGAAGAAATTCAAGTTGTTCCTATTAAGGTTATGCCAAAAGCTTAA
- a CDS encoding EAL domain-containing protein, whose amino-acid sequence MNSIEFKQLILNANYYTKYEPILYKDSLEIYGYEALSKFDINNDVISTEDIFKKLHHNNKLFFELEKRNKQLQVENFDFKSKLFLNFDADIFVTCEQQQFWESFLLEHKTNLVVEITENGSDDETSATIMKNFSLWLKKKSIDTALDDFAQDGSMFSFFMMNNSKYIKIDKSFIKQINSNENYIHYLNGILKTIKLNGQYSIIEGVESKYDYDMIKSLDCDFVQGYYFDTLVTIV is encoded by the coding sequence ATGAATAGTATAGAATTTAAACAATTAATATTAAACGCAAACTACTATACAAAATATGAACCTATTTTGTATAAAGATAGTTTAGAAATATATGGTTATGAGGCATTGTCAAAATTTGACATAAACAATGATGTTATAAGTACAGAAGATATTTTCAAAAAACTTCACCATAATAATAAACTTTTTTTTGAACTTGAGAAAAGAAATAAACAATTACAAGTTGAAAATTTTGATTTCAAAAGTAAGCTTTTTCTAAATTTTGATGCAGATATTTTTGTAACTTGCGAACAACAACAATTTTGGGAGAGTTTTTTATTAGAACATAAAACAAACTTAGTTGTAGAAATTACAGAAAATGGAAGTGATGATGAAACAAGTGCAACTATTATGAAAAACTTTTCATTATGGCTAAAAAAGAAGTCTATAGATACAGCATTAGATGACTTTGCTCAAGATGGTTCAATGTTTTCTTTTTTTATGATGAATAATAGTAAATATATTAAAATAGATAAGTCTTTTATCAAACAAATAAACTCAAATGAAAATTATATACACTATTTAAATGGTATTTTAAAAACAATCAAATTAAATGGGCAATATTCAATTATAGAAGGCGTTGAATCAAAATATGATTATGATATGATTAAGAGCTTAGATTGTGATTTTGTGCAAGGTTATTATTTTGATACCCTTGTAACTATTGTTTAA
- the rpoC gene encoding DNA-directed RNA polymerase subunit beta', which yields MSNNEKILEPIEIKELERPTDFSAFQLRLASPEKILAWSSGEVKKPETINYRTLKPERDGLFCAKIFGPVKDYECLCGKYKKMRYKGVVCEKCGVEVTSSKVRRHRMGHIDLVSPVAHIWMVSSLPTRIGTLLGVKLKDLERVLYYEAYIVSEPGDAYYDNEKTKKVSKFDILNEEQYRTISDLFEHTGFEADMGGQVVRDLLETLDLFELLTKLKEEMSATKSEAKRKTIIKRLKVVENFINSGNRPEWMMLTQLPVLPPDLRPLVSLDGGKFAVSDVNDLYRRVINRNNRLKRLTELDAPEIIIRNEKRMLQEAVDALFDNGKTANAVKGANKRPLKSLSEIIKGKQGRFRQNLLGKRVDFSGRSVIVVGPTLNMDQCGIPKKMALELFKPHLMAKLEEKGYATTLKSAKRLIESETNEVWECLNEIVDEYPVMLNRAPTLHKLSIQAFHPVLIDGKAIQLHPLVCAAFNADFDGDQMAVHVPLSQEAVAEAKILMMSSMNILLPASGRAIAVPSQDMILGIYYLSLEKDGVKGEHKLFTDVNEAKIALDMAQVNLHAKIRTKIDDKVIHTTVGRLIVHEILPDFVPVSLWNKILKKKDIGTLVDYIYKHGGYEVTPRFLDNLKNLGFRYATDAGISVSIDDIRVPETKEGHIASSKKEVIEVQKQFAQGLLTEQERYNKIIDIWTEVNNKLGSEMMNLVEQDKDGFNSIYMMADSGARGSAAQIRQLSGMRGLMAKPDGSIIETPIISNFREGLNVLEYFISTHGARKGLADTALKTANAGYLTRKLIDVSQNVRITIEDCGTHEGIEITDISFGNELIESLEERITGRVIAEDIIDPISNEILFTEGTLITEENAKVVAEAEVKSVVIRTPLTCKVEHGLCSKCYGLNLGEQRKATPGEAVGVVAAQSIGEPGTQLTLRTFHVGGTASATQTERELRADKEGFIRYYNIRTYKNSENKNIVANRRNAGILLVEPKINAPFKGNVTVETIHEEVILTISNGSEDKKYYLRKNDVAKPNELAGVSGKIEGKLYLPYTDGVEVEANESVVEMIKDGWNVPNRIPFASELRVADGAPITSKIVTGAKGVVKYYKLTGDYLERRHDIKAGDKVDEKGLFAVIVDGEGREALRHYVARGSKVELNDDVEVEKESVIAVPESEEQVVIAEWDPYSNPSIAEKEGTITFEDIIPGVTVSEQFDELTGTSKLVVNEYIPSGYKPTVILATEDKELIRYQLDPKTSINVSEGQKVNVADIIGKTPKATQKSKDITGGLPRVSELFEARRPKNIAVLASFDGIVSFGKPLRNKQRIIITDENGNKGEFLVEKSKQILVHEGEFVHAGEALTDGQTSPHDVLRILGEKALHYFIVSEVQQVYRSQGVNIADKHIEVITSQMLRQVSILDGGDTKFIIGDMISKKRFKIENERIIKLGGEPAIAEPLLLGITRAAVTSDSIISAASFQETTKVLTEAAISAKMDMLEDLKENVVIGRTIPVGTGLYKDKKIKFSQPNEQ from the coding sequence ATGAGCAATAATGAAAAAATTTTAGAACCAATTGAAATAAAAGAATTAGAAAGACCGACTGACTTTTCGGCCTTTCAATTAAGACTTGCTAGTCCTGAAAAAATTCTTGCATGGTCTTCTGGTGAAGTAAAGAAACCTGAAACTATTAACTATAGAACACTTAAACCTGAAAGAGATGGATTATTTTGTGCTAAGATTTTTGGACCTGTAAAAGACTATGAGTGTCTTTGTGGTAAATACAAAAAAATGAGATACAAAGGTGTAGTTTGTGAGAAATGTGGTGTTGAAGTAACATCATCGAAAGTTAGAAGACACAGAATGGGTCATATTGACTTAGTTTCTCCTGTTGCACACATTTGGATGGTTTCATCATTACCTACAAGAATAGGTACTTTATTAGGTGTAAAACTAAAAGATTTAGAAAGAGTATTATATTACGAAGCATATATTGTAAGTGAGCCAGGTGATGCTTATTATGATAATGAGAAAACTAAAAAAGTATCAAAATTTGATATTTTAAATGAAGAACAATATAGAACTATTTCTGATTTATTTGAACATACTGGTTTTGAAGCTGATATGGGTGGACAAGTTGTAAGAGATTTACTAGAAACTTTAGACTTATTTGAATTATTAACTAAGTTAAAAGAAGAAATGTCTGCAACTAAATCAGAAGCAAAAAGAAAAACTATTATTAAAAGACTTAAAGTTGTTGAAAACTTTATTAACTCTGGAAATAGACCTGAATGGATGATGTTAACTCAGTTACCAGTACTTCCACCAGATTTAAGACCATTAGTATCTTTAGATGGTGGTAAATTTGCAGTTTCTGATGTTAATGACTTATATAGAAGAGTTATTAACAGAAATAACAGACTTAAAAGACTTACAGAACTTGATGCACCTGAAATTATTATTAGAAATGAAAAAAGAATGCTTCAAGAAGCAGTTGATGCTTTATTTGATAATGGTAAAACTGCAAATGCTGTTAAGGGTGCAAATAAAAGACCATTAAAATCTTTATCTGAGATTATTAAAGGTAAGCAAGGTAGATTTAGACAGAACTTACTTGGTAAAAGGGTTGACTTCTCAGGTAGATCTGTAATTGTTGTTGGACCTACTTTAAATATGGACCAGTGTGGTATTCCTAAAAAAATGGCTTTAGAGTTATTTAAACCACACTTAATGGCTAAGTTAGAAGAAAAAGGTTATGCAACTACATTAAAATCTGCAAAGAGATTAATTGAGTCTGAAACTAATGAAGTTTGGGAATGTTTAAATGAGATTGTTGATGAGTATCCTGTTATGCTAAACAGAGCACCAACTCTTCACAAATTATCAATTCAAGCTTTCCACCCAGTATTAATTGATGGAAAAGCTATTCAGTTACATCCATTAGTTTGTGCTGCATTTAATGCCGACTTCGATGGTGACCAAATGGCCGTACACGTTCCATTATCACAAGAAGCAGTTGCAGAAGCTAAAATTTTAATGATGTCTTCAATGAACATCCTTTTACCAGCATCAGGTAGAGCTATTGCTGTACCATCACAAGATATGATTTTAGGTATTTACTACCTATCATTAGAAAAAGATGGTGTAAAAGGTGAGCATAAATTATTTACAGATGTAAATGAAGCTAAAATTGCTTTAGATATGGCTCAAGTTAATTTACATGCAAAAATTAGAACTAAGATTGATGATAAAGTTATTCATACTACTGTTGGTAGATTAATTGTTCACGAAATCTTACCTGATTTTGTTCCTGTTTCATTATGGAATAAAATTTTAAAGAAAAAAGATATCGGTACTTTAGTAGACTATATTTATAAGCATGGTGGTTATGAAGTAACTCCTAGATTCTTAGATAACTTAAAGAACTTAGGTTTCAGATATGCAACTGATGCTGGTATTTCTGTATCTATTGATGATATTAGAGTTCCTGAAACAAAAGAAGGTCATATTGCTTCTTCTAAAAAAGAAGTTATTGAAGTTCAAAAGCAGTTTGCACAAGGTTTATTAACTGAGCAAGAAAGATATAATAAGATTATTGATATTTGGACAGAAGTAAATAATAAACTTGGTTCTGAAATGATGAATTTAGTTGAGCAAGATAAAGATGGATTTAACTCTATTTATATGATGGCCGATTCTGGGGCAAGAGGTTCTGCTGCACAGATTAGACAGCTTTCGGGTATGAGGGGTCTTATGGCTAAGCCAGATGGTTCTATTATTGAAACGCCAATTATTTCGAACTTTAGAGAAGGTCTAAACGTACTTGAGTACTTTATTTCTACTCACGGTGCTAGAAAAGGTCTTGCGGATACAGCTTTAAAAACTGCCAATGCAGGTTACTTAACAAGAAAACTAATTGATGTATCTCAAAATGTAAGAATCACAATTGAAGATTGTGGAACTCATGAGGGTATTGAAATTACAGATATTTCTTTTGGTAATGAATTAATTGAATCATTAGAAGAAAGAATCACTGGTAGAGTTATTGCTGAAGATATTATTGATCCTATCTCTAATGAGATTTTATTTACAGAAGGAACATTAATTACTGAAGAAAATGCAAAAGTTGTTGCAGAAGCTGAAGTAAAATCAGTAGTAATTAGAACACCTTTAACTTGTAAAGTAGAACATGGTTTATGTTCTAAATGTTATGGTCTTAACCTTGGTGAGCAAAGAAAAGCTACTCCAGGTGAAGCTGTTGGTGTTGTTGCAGCACAGTCTATTGGTGAGCCAGGAACACAGCTTACACTTAGAACATTCCACGTTGGTGGTACTGCATCTGCTACACAAACAGAAAGAGAATTAAGAGCTGATAAAGAAGGTTTCATTAGATACTATAACATCAGAACTTATAAAAATAGTGAAAATAAAAATATCGTTGCGAACAGAAGAAATGCAGGTATTTTATTAGTTGAACCAAAAATAAACGCGCCATTCAAAGGTAATGTTACTGTTGAAACTATTCACGAAGAGGTTATTTTAACTATCTCTAATGGAAGTGAAGATAAGAAATATTACTTAAGAAAGAACGACGTTGCAAAACCAAATGAGCTTGCTGGTGTATCTGGTAAGATTGAAGGTAAATTATATTTACCATATACAGATGGTGTTGAAGTTGAAGCTAATGAGTCAGTTGTTGAAATGATTAAAGATGGTTGGAATGTTCCAAACAGAATTCCATTCGCTTCTGAATTAAGAGTTGCAGATGGAGCTCCTATTACTTCTAAGATTGTAACAGGTGCAAAAGGTGTTGTTAAATACTATAAATTAACTGGTGACTATTTAGAAAGAAGACATGATATTAAAGCTGGTGACAAAGTTGATGAAAAAGGTTTATTTGCTGTAATCGTTGATGGTGAAGGTAGAGAAGCATTAAGACACTATGTTGCTAGAGGTTCAAAAGTTGAATTAAATGATGATGTAGAAGTTGAAAAAGAATCAGTTATCGCAGTACCAGAAAGTGAAGAACAAGTTGTAATCGCTGAGTGGGATCCATATTCAAATCCATCAATTGCTGAAAAAGAAGGTACTATTACATTTGAAGATATTATTCCAGGTGTAACAGTTTCTGAGCAATTTGATGAGTTAACAGGTACTTCTAAGTTAGTTGTAAATGAGTATATTCCAAGTGGATATAAACCAACTGTTATCTTAGCAACAGAAGATAAAGAGTTAATTAGATATCAATTAGATCCTAAAACATCTATCAATGTATCTGAGGGACAAAAAGTTAATGTAGCTGATATTATTGGTAAAACACCAAAAGCAACTCAAAAATCGAAAGATATTACTGGGGGTCTTCCAAGAGTATCTGAGTTATTTGAGGCTAGAAGACCTAAGAATATTGCAGTACTTGCATCATTTGATGGTATAGTTTCATTTGGTAAGCCACTTAGAAATAAACAAAGAATAATTATTACTGATGAAAATGGTAATAAAGGTGAATTCTTAGTTGAAAAATCTAAGCAAATCTTAGTACATGAAGGTGAGTTTGTACATGCTGGTGAGGCATTAACAGATGGTCAAACATCTCCTCATGATGTATTAAGAATTTTAGGTGAAAAAGCATTACATTACTTTATTGTATCAGAAGTACAACAAGTATATAGATCTCAAGGGGTAAATATTGCTGATAAACATATTGAGGTTATTACATCTCAAATGTTAAGACAGGTATCTATACTTGATGGTGGAGATACTAAGTTTATTATTGGTGATATGATTTCTAAGAAAAGATTTAAAATTGAGAATGAAAGAATTATTAAACTTGGTGGAGAGCCAGCTATTGCAGAACCATTATTACTTGGTATTACAAGAGCAGCTGTTACATCTGATTCTATTATCTCAGCAGCATCTTTCCAGGAAACTACAAAAGTATTAACAGAAGCTGCAATTTCAGCTAAAATGGATATGCTAGAAGACTTAAAAGAGAATGTTGTAATTGGTAGAACTATCCCCGTTGGAACAGGACTTTATAAAGATAAGAAAATTAAATTTTCACAACCTAACGAACAATAA